In Clostridia bacterium, the sequence GGCGCTACCAAAGATCTTCATGCGGGCCAGTTCATTGACAGGGTGGGAGTGGCCCTGGGCCTGCCCTTTCCGGCAGGACCCCATTTGGAAAAACTGGCCCGGCAGGCGCAGGGCCGGGATATTATCATACCTTCTTCCGTCAAGGGTTACTCCTTCAGTTTTTCCGGCAGTGAAACCTGCGCCCAGCGATTGATCGCCCAAGGCTTACCAAGAGAGAGCATCGCCCGGGCGGTGGAAAACTGCATCGCCAAAACTCTGGAAAAGGTTCTTCGCCGGGCCGTTGAGGATACCGGTATTAAAACGGTGTTAATCGTGGGCGGTGTGGCGGCAAACCGGTATCTCCGGGCAAGACTGATCCATCGCCTGGGTCATCCTGCCGTCGGAGCCCAGCTGGTTTTCGCCGAACCTGACTTAAGTACCGATAACAGTGTTGGCGTGGCTCTCAGCGGTGTCATGGCTTTCCAGCAAGGTCTACTTTAGTAAATTATTGTACTAAATTTCTAATAAATTTCCTGCAGGAGAAATCCCTAAATAGTGGAATATGATTACAGTACGATCTTAATTAGGGGGGAGTACGTTGTACCAGATTGTAAGAAAGAAGGTATTTTCACCAACGCTCAAGTTGATGGACGTTCAAGCACCGGATGTGGCGCGGAATGTCAAAGCCGGTCAATTTGTGATTTTGCGCATGGACGAAATGGGCGAGCGTATTCCATTGACCGTAGCCGACTATGACCGCGAAGCCGGTACCATCACTATTATTTTCCAAGAAGTGGGTTACTCCACCATGGCTTTAGGCAAATTGGAAGCAGGAGATTACTTATTGGACTTTGTGGGTCCATTGGGAGAGCCCACTGACGTACAAAACTTTGGCAAAGTAGTGTGTGTCGGCGGCGGGGTGGGAATTGCCCCCATTTTCCCAATTGCCAGAGCTCTTAAAGAAGCCGGTAATGAAGTGATCTCCATTATCGGTGCCCGTAATAAAGACTTGCTGTTCTGGGAAGAAGAAATGAGAGCGGTCAGTGACCGGTTGTATGTGGCTACGGATGATGGGTCTTATGGACGCCAAGGTTTCGTGACTGACATTCTAAAAGAAATAATTGAACAAGAAAAAGTGGACCGGGTTTGGGGGATCGGCCCCCTGGTGATGATGCGTGCCGTTTCGGAAGTGACCAGGCCCAGCGGCATTAAGACCATTGTGAGCATGAACCCCATCATGGTGGACGGAACAGGCATGTGCGGCGCATGCCGGATCAGTGTTGGCAATGAAACTAAGTTCGCATGTGTTGACGGACCGGAATTTGACGGGCACTTGGTGGACTGGCAATTAGCCATCAGGCGGAGCCAGATGTACAAGGATGAAGAAAAACGGGCCATGGCCAAAGGTCAATGCGGGGGTGGATGCGGATGCCATTAATTAAAGACAAAACGCCGATGCCGGCTCAGGATGCAAAAGCCAGGATTAAAAACTTCAATGAGGTTGCCCTTGGTTATTCGGAAGAAGACGCCCTAAAAGAGGCGGAGCGCTGCATACAATGTAAGAAGCCCGGCTGCCGCCAGGGTTGCCCCGTGCAGGTCAATATCCCCGAGTTTATTGCGAGAATTAAGGAAAAAGATTTTATCGGTGCTGCGAACAGCATTAAAGAGTACAACAATCTCCCTGCTATTTGTGGTCGAGTTTGTCCCCAGGAGAACCAGTGCGAAAAGTATTGTGTCGTAGGCAAGAAAGGAGATCCCGTCGCCATTGGACGCCTGGAACGCTTTGTGGCTGATTATGCCATGGCCAATGACAGTGCCAAACCCCAGCGCATACCCTCCAACGGCAAAAAGGTGGCCGTGGTAGGTTCCGGCCCGGCAGGTTTGACCTGTGCCGCTGACCTGCGCAAGATGGGCTATGAGGTCACCGTTTTCGAAGCCTTACACGTGCCCGGCGGCGTATTGATGTACGGTATTCCGGAATTCAGGCTTCCCAAGGCCGTAGTGCAGAAAGAAATTGACACGCTCCGGGACTTGGGTGTCGAAATTAAGGTTAACAGTGTGATCGGCAAGATTGAAACAGTCAATCAACTGCTGGAACAAGGTTATGATGCGGTGTTCATCGGTACCGGTGCCGGCTTGCCGTATTTCATGAACATTCCGGGGGAAAATTATAACGGGGTTTACTCAGCTAACGAATTCTTGACCCGGGTTAACCTGATGAAAGGTTACTTGTTCCCTGAATATGCCACCCCGGTGAAAGTAGGCCGCCGCGTAGCCGTATGCGGCGCAGGCAATGTGGCTATGGATGCTGCCAGGACTGCCTTGCGATTAGGGGCGGAAGAAGTGTACATTGTGTACCGGAGATCCAAGGCCGAAATCCCGGCGCGTCATGAAGAACTGGAGCATGCTTTAGAGGAAGGAGTGCAGCTGGTTCTTCTCACCAGTCCGGTGGAGATCCTCGGCAATGAAGAAGGCTGGGTAACCGGTATGAAGTGCATCCGGTATGAATTAGGTGAACCCGATGAATCAGGGAGAAGAAAGCCCATACCCGTTGAAGGGTCCGAGTTCGTCATGGATGTGGATACGGTGATCATGGCCATCGGTCAAGGACCAAACCCATTAGTTCCTACCACCACGGAAGGATTGGCCACGACGAAACGGGGCAATATTGTAGCGGACGAAGAGACAGGCCAAACGTCTCTGGAAGGTGTGTTCGCGGGCGGAGATATCGTGACCGGGGCTGCCACCGTCATCCTGGCCATGGGTGCCGGCAAGAAGGCGGCACAAGCCATCGATGCTTATCTGAAACAGAAATCCAACGGCAATTAACCGATTATACCTTAGTCTAGACGCATCAATATTGCCACAATTTTGATGCCACCCTTTGCTGGTTTTCATCAGATGAGTACCTTATATCCCGGTGGCTAAAATTACTATAAAGAAAGGGTTGATCCGGTTGGCTAAAATTATTGACGGTAAGGCTATTGCGGCCGAAATCAGGGAAGAAGTAAAGGCGGAGGCCATGCAAT encodes:
- a CDS encoding O-sialoglycoprotein endopeptidase — translated: MSIDGHLLAEHRRLLTVPQGERGLQQSRAVFQHVQNIAGVFQAVEPGLRDVELVAVAASTKPRPVDGSYMPVFTVSEAFGRVLASTLGVPFWGTTHQEGHLLAGLWSGKAGLPPAFLAVHLSGGTSELLHVTVKPGEAKLAIEILGATKDLHAGQFIDRVGVALGLPFPAGPHLEKLARQAQGRDIIIPSSVKGYSFSFSGSETCAQRLIAQGLPRESIARAVENCIAKTLEKVLRRAVEDTGIKTVLIVGGVAANRYLRARLIHRLGHPAVGAQLVFAEPDLSTDNSVGVALSGVMAFQQGLL
- a CDS encoding sulfide/dihydroorotate dehydrogenase-like FAD/NAD-binding protein; protein product: MYQIVRKKVFSPTLKLMDVQAPDVARNVKAGQFVILRMDEMGERIPLTVADYDREAGTITIIFQEVGYSTMALGKLEAGDYLLDFVGPLGEPTDVQNFGKVVCVGGGVGIAPIFPIARALKEAGNEVISIIGARNKDLLFWEEEMRAVSDRLYVATDDGSYGRQGFVTDILKEIIEQEKVDRVWGIGPLVMMRAVSEVTRPSGIKTIVSMNPIMVDGTGMCGACRISVGNETKFACVDGPEFDGHLVDWQLAIRRSQMYKDEEKRAMAKGQCGGGCGCH
- the gltA gene encoding NADPH-dependent glutamate synthase, producing MPLIKDKTPMPAQDAKARIKNFNEVALGYSEEDALKEAERCIQCKKPGCRQGCPVQVNIPEFIARIKEKDFIGAANSIKEYNNLPAICGRVCPQENQCEKYCVVGKKGDPVAIGRLERFVADYAMANDSAKPQRIPSNGKKVAVVGSGPAGLTCAADLRKMGYEVTVFEALHVPGGVLMYGIPEFRLPKAVVQKEIDTLRDLGVEIKVNSVIGKIETVNQLLEQGYDAVFIGTGAGLPYFMNIPGENYNGVYSANEFLTRVNLMKGYLFPEYATPVKVGRRVAVCGAGNVAMDAARTALRLGAEEVYIVYRRSKAEIPARHEELEHALEEGVQLVLLTSPVEILGNEEGWVTGMKCIRYELGEPDESGRRKPIPVEGSEFVMDVDTVIMAIGQGPNPLVPTTTEGLATTKRGNIVADEETGQTSLEGVFAGGDIVTGAATVILAMGAGKKAAQAIDAYLKQKSNGN